One Malania oleifera isolate guangnan ecotype guangnan chromosome 10, ASM2987363v1, whole genome shotgun sequence genomic region harbors:
- the LOC131167093 gene encoding heavy metal-associated isoprenylated plant protein 2-like, with protein sequence MKKTVLKVNINCQKCQMAVLRSITKLPGVNEIAVDGEKGTVTVLGGVDPVKVASAVRKTGKMAEILSVGPPKQPDTKPKPPETPRPLPITCNDCRPVAVGFANQYDSPGFCSIL encoded by the exons ATGAAG AAAACAGTGTTGAAAGTAAACATAAATTGCCAGAAATGCCAGATGGCTGTGCTGAGATCCATCACCAAACTTCCAG GGGTGAACGAGATAGCGGTGGACGGGGAGAAGGGGACGGTGACGGTGCTGGGGGGAGTGGATCCCGTGAAGGTGGCGTCCGCCGTGAGGAAGACGGGCAAGATGGCGGAGATACTGAGCGTGGGTCCTCCTAAGCAGCCGGACACAAAGCCCAAGCCCCCTGAAACCCCCAGGCCTCTCCCTATCACTTGCAACGACTGTCGGCCCGTCGCCGTCGGATTTGCCAATCAATACGACTCCCCTGGTTTCTGCTCCATCCTCTGA